A window from Kluyveromyces lactis strain NRRL Y-1140 chromosome E complete sequence encodes these proteins:
- the SEM1 gene encoding proteasome regulatory particle lid subunit SEM1 (similar to uniprot|O94742 Saccharomyces cerevisiae YDR363W-A Component of the lid subcomplex of the regulatory subunit of the 26S proteasome) has translation MSNKEPRKSSLEDDDEFEDFPADSWPSQPVSQDLTKDSNLWAEDWDDIEVEDDFTKELKKELEN, from the coding sequence ATGTCAAATAAAGAACCAAGAAAATCTTCTCTTGAggatgacgatgaattcGAGGATTTCCCAGCTGATTCTTGGCCATCGCAACCTGTTTCACAAGATCTaacaaaagattcaaaCCTTTGGGCTGAAGACTGGGACGATATCGAAGTAGAGGATGATTTCACcaaggaattgaaaaaggaGCTAGAGaattaa